A stretch of the Capricornis sumatraensis isolate serow.1 chromosome 21, serow.2, whole genome shotgun sequence genome encodes the following:
- the LOC138097608 gene encoding olfactory receptor 10AG1-like, with the protein MKYEEMEVEDNMSTVIQFVLLGFSDLLNLQGLLFGVFSIIYIIIFIGNSLIIIITTLDAALHKPMYFFLATFSSLEICYVSVTLPRILVNLWTQDRTISVLDCVAQMCFFLILGATECFLLVVMAYDCCVAICDPLHYPLIMTPKVCLQLAVGSWVSGIAVQIGQVRQIFPMHFCHSNEINHFFCDIPPILKLACGDTFARELSVYAVALFVAIPFMLILASYSKIISTVLRLPTARGQAKTFSTCSFHLLVVVLFFGSAAIAYSRPKSSHSAGTDCSLCSTP; encoded by the coding sequence ATGAAATATGAAGAGATGGAAGTGGAAGACAACATGTCCACAGTGATACAATTTGTACTCCTGGGGTTTTCTGACCTTCTGAATCTTCAAGGGCTATTATTTGGGGTGTTCTCCATCATTTACATCATTATCTTTATTGGAAACAgtcttataataataataactacgcTTGATGCTGCACTGCACAAAcccatgtatttcttcctggCAACCTTTTCCTCCTTGGAAATCTGTTACGTGTCCGTCACTCTCCCTAGGATTCTGGTGAACCTTTGGACTCAGGACAGGACCATTTCTGTGCTGGACTGTGTTGCCCAAATGTGCTTCTTCCTTATCCTCGGAGCCACTGAGTGCTTCCTCCTGGTGGTGATGGCCTATGACTGCTGTGTGGCCATCTGTGACCCTCTGCACTATCCCCTGATCATGACCCCAAAGGTGTGCCTCCAGCTGGCTGTGGGCTCCTGGGTTAGTGGAATCGCAGTGCAGATAGGGCAAGTGCGCCAGATCTTCCCTATGCATTTCTGTCATTCGAACGAGATTAACCACTTCTTCTGTGACATTCCCCCCATTCTGAAGCTGGCCTGCGGAGACACTTTTGCACGTGAGCTCTCAGTCTATGCAGTAGCTCTGTTTGTTGCTATACCTTTTATGTTGATCCTTGCCTCTTACAGCAAAATCATTTCCACCGTTCTGAGGTTGCCAACGGCCAGAGGACAGGCTAAAACCTTCTCCACATGCTCTTTTCACCTGTTGGTTGTGGTGTTGTTCTTCGGATCTGCTGCCATTGCCTACTCAAGACCAAAATCCAGTCATTCTGCAGGAACTGACTGTTCTCTCTGTTCCACACCATAG